From one Rhodamnia argentea isolate NSW1041297 chromosome 1, ASM2092103v1, whole genome shotgun sequence genomic stretch:
- the LOC115750144 gene encoding uncharacterized protein LOC115750144 — MTDSHAERTEELLGKKREGEMGDVSLFVDDFPSSSAIPCCRICHEAEFESEQSLEAPCACSGTVKFAHRDCIQRWCNEKGSTTCEICLQNYEPGYTAPSKKAQLIEAAVTIRDSLQVPRLEPEPQSPRLATGVPIEAVYSECASAANRGAACCRTLALSFTVFLLVRHTLDVLSGKPEEYPFTLVTVLVLRMSGIVVPMFLLIQTITAVQNSIRQRYHVVDDETPNHEEEEEEEDEDDDNDDNDRRRQHIV, encoded by the exons ATGACAGACTCCCACGCAGAGAGAACCGAAGAGCTGCtcgggaaaaaaagagagggcgAGATGGGAGATGTTTCGCTGTTCGTGGATGATTTCCCGTCGAGCTCCGCGATTCCGTGCTGCCGGATTTGTCACGAAGCGGAGTTCGAGAGCGAACAGAGCTTGGAAGCTCCTTGCGCTTGTTCAGGGACCGTCAAG TTCGCGCACAGGGATTGTATACAGAGATGGTGCAACGAGAAGGGAAGCACCACTTGTGAAATATGTCTTCag AACTACGAACCCGGTTACACAGCACCTTCGAAGAAGGCTCAATTGATTGAAGCAGCCGTTACTATTAG GGACAGCTTGCAAGTTCCGCGACTCGAACCCGAACCGCAGAGCCCGAGATTGGCAACAGGAGTGCCGATCGAAGCCGTCTACTCTGAGTGCGCCTCGGCTGCCAACCGGGGCGCCGCTTGTTGCCGGACATTGGCTCTCTCG TTTACAGTTTTCTTGCTTGTAAGACACACGCTCGATGTGCTCTCCGGCAAACCGGAAGAATACCCATTTACCCTCGTCACC GTTCTTGTTTTGAGAATGAGTGGGATTGTTGTCCCGATGTTCTTATTGATTCAGACAATCACGGCGGTTCAGAACAGCATCCGGCAACGTTACCAC GTTGTGGATGATGAAACTCCGaaccatgaagaagaagaagaagaagaagacgaagacgacgaCAACGACGACAATGATCGGCGGCGTCAACATATAGTTTGA